In Alteribacter lacisalsi, a genomic segment contains:
- the tatA gene encoding twin-arginine translocase TatA/TatE family subunit codes for MSPANIGIPGLILILVIALIIFGPKKLPEIGRAMGQTLREFKASAKDLTNDDDDKSAEKQKQNR; via the coding sequence ATGTCTCCAGCAAATATAGGAATACCGGGTCTGATCCTTATTCTTGTGATTGCTCTGATCATTTTCGGACCGAAAAAACTGCCGGAAATCGGTAGAGCGATGGGTCAGACATTAAGAGAATTCAAAGCTTCTGCAAAAGACCTTACAAATGATGATGATGATAAATCTGCTGAAAAGCAGAAACAGAACAGGTAA
- a CDS encoding NRDE family protein, which yields MKQNSVFPFILAANRDEFYQRSAKPLHRWDDEQAVYAGRDEIAGGTWLGVSNDGKIAALTNVREMSSGGKPEKSRGNLIRDYLKQPDLTAEIYMDHVEKEKRNYEGFNLLAGTPSRLIYTSNRYTERTLLTKGIAGLSNGALNSDWPKVIRLKQGLAGLGDCEDQEMLTETLFKLLQESEPFPINDLPDTGVGPELERMLSPLFIKSREYGTRCSTVILVDATGRLYMTERTYEEGTRPADRRVELNISANGK from the coding sequence ATGAAACAGAATTCAGTCTTTCCATTTATACTGGCAGCCAATAGAGATGAATTCTACCAACGGTCCGCAAAGCCTCTGCACCGATGGGACGATGAACAGGCCGTCTATGCCGGCCGTGACGAAATTGCCGGGGGAACGTGGCTCGGTGTTTCAAATGACGGAAAAATTGCAGCTCTTACGAATGTGAGAGAAATGTCATCCGGCGGGAAGCCCGAAAAAAGCAGGGGAAACCTGATCAGGGACTATTTAAAGCAGCCGGATCTCACAGCGGAAATATATATGGATCATGTAGAAAAAGAAAAGCGTAACTACGAAGGATTTAATCTGCTTGCAGGCACACCATCCAGACTGATCTATACGAGTAACCGTTATACCGAAAGAACCCTTCTGACAAAGGGAATTGCGGGACTCAGCAATGGGGCACTCAATTCGGACTGGCCTAAAGTGATAAGACTCAAACAGGGGCTTGCCGGCCTGGGGGATTGTGAGGATCAGGAGATGCTTACAGAAACGCTGTTCAAACTGCTGCAGGAATCAGAGCCCTTTCCTATAAACGATTTGCCGGACACAGGAGTTGGACCGGAATTGGAGCGGATGCTGTCACCGCTCTTTATAAAATCAAGAGAGTATGGAACGCGCTGTTCTACTGTTATTCTCGTCGACGCTACAGGCCGTCTTTATATGACAGAAAGAACATACGAAGAGGGAACGAGACCTGCCGACCGCAGAGTAGAGCTTAATATTTCTGCGAATGGGAAATAG
- a CDS encoding purine-cytosine permease family protein yields MGIRSRYEQLGLEAVPGHLKTTKASDYIRIQAAVAVNAGNFLVPALAVLEGGLSFYAAVLCTMAGAAFAFFFVSLLALPGAKYGLPAQYVIRTMIGTKGSKYLASPVRSITSLYWFGVQTVGGTYILKELLERGFGLEVPFVLLSLPLALIMAYLAVVGFEAIKKVSRFALPVMAAAAVIMLGLFFTGTYDGLSASEAVADSGNWSLPVMVLFASLAFVQYVSGAGTSSDMARYAKSSRQAVTGIYAGNVLGFFITAVLGAFTAAVAGEWNPFVASTRLTESPLLIGAVAAAAFSSMIIINLNNAYTGGFSLLNTFPALGRIRSAVMFGAAGVVVSCFPVIVNDADRFISMLGTVVIPLTAVFIADFLFVKRGRLTPEQLSDRVHTSFNRTGGWAALSGVFVYLAVPDIFSPSFVSFFFTMAVYVIINRMNTDRKKVKVCA; encoded by the coding sequence TTGGGTATTAGGTCAAGATATGAACAACTGGGGCTGGAAGCTGTGCCCGGGCATCTTAAAACAACAAAAGCCTCGGACTACATCCGTATACAGGCTGCAGTTGCGGTCAATGCCGGTAATTTTCTCGTTCCTGCTCTTGCGGTGCTTGAAGGAGGCCTCAGCTTTTATGCAGCCGTTCTCTGTACAATGGCCGGCGCAGCATTTGCCTTTTTCTTCGTCTCCCTTCTGGCTCTGCCTGGTGCTAAATACGGATTGCCGGCGCAGTATGTAATCAGGACTATGATCGGTACAAAGGGATCCAAATATCTGGCATCGCCGGTACGCTCGATTACTTCTTTGTACTGGTTTGGTGTTCAGACCGTGGGGGGAACCTACATATTAAAAGAGCTTCTTGAGAGAGGTTTTGGACTGGAGGTGCCATTCGTTCTCCTGAGTCTTCCCCTCGCGCTGATCATGGCATACCTTGCTGTTGTCGGTTTTGAAGCGATTAAGAAAGTTTCCAGGTTCGCTCTTCCTGTTATGGCAGCGGCTGCAGTCATTATGCTGGGCCTGTTTTTTACAGGAACATATGATGGCTTGTCAGCCAGTGAGGCTGTCGCGGATTCAGGGAACTGGTCTCTGCCGGTGATGGTCTTATTCGCCAGCCTGGCGTTTGTACAGTACGTCTCCGGAGCAGGGACGTCTTCAGATATGGCCAGGTACGCCAAAAGCAGCAGACAGGCAGTTACAGGCATATATGCTGGAAATGTGCTTGGCTTTTTCATTACGGCGGTTCTGGGGGCTTTTACAGCAGCCGTTGCAGGCGAATGGAACCCGTTTGTAGCATCAACCAGGCTTACGGAGTCTCCGCTGCTGATTGGCGCAGTGGCAGCGGCAGCATTTTCATCAATGATTATTATCAATTTAAATAATGCATATACGGGTGGCTTCAGTCTGCTTAATACGTTTCCCGCCCTTGGAAGAATCCGGAGTGCTGTTATGTTTGGAGCAGCCGGCGTGGTGGTCAGTTGTTTTCCCGTAATCGTAAACGATGCAGACAGGTTCATCTCAATGCTTGGCACAGTAGTGATTCCATTAACGGCTGTGTTTATAGCTGATTTTCTGTTTGTAAAAAGAGGCAGACTGACACCAGAGCAGTTAAGTGACAGGGTGCATACTTCTTTTAATAGGACAGGGGGCTGGGCTGCTTTGTCCGGTGTCTTCGTATACCTTGCTGTGCCAGACATCTTTTCCCCAAGTTTTGTCTCTTTTTTCTTCACCATGGCGGTGTATGTCATAATTAATAGAATGAATACAGATAGAAAGAAGGTAAAAGTATGTGCCTGA
- a CDS encoding toxic anion resistance protein yields the protein MTDSKKQEIRKNNASSYIEKIRSEKNLDDILETIGRIGTAEQEKAGESLESLKRPVSDMMNDPNHELPEQLSKLKDVVADLEPNYLKQGRFEKFLSKIVRKSPLDKYAKRYQSIESEVETIIEALLHGKDKLEEDNVMLMQLKTVARERIYSLEEQIAIGKELNTMLEEEAKKEEWQQNPAPIQKGQQKVLSRVKNMQQATMVLQQSLASVDIIVENNDKLEEAIFNAITMTKNIITVTASIQLALGNQKRVIDAVQNVNESTESMLASNASLLKSNTEETLKTLEKPAIAMETFKKAYEDVYAAIEMTEQSNERIIESSKQFITEMDELNQKMEQKLLK from the coding sequence ATGACTGATAGTAAAAAGCAGGAAATCCGAAAAAACAACGCATCATCCTATATCGAAAAAATCCGGTCAGAAAAAAACCTGGATGATATTCTCGAAACAATCGGCCGGATTGGAACAGCCGAACAGGAAAAAGCCGGCGAGTCACTCGAATCACTTAAGCGCCCTGTAAGCGATATGATGAATGATCCGAATCATGAACTTCCAGAGCAGCTGTCAAAGCTCAAGGATGTTGTTGCTGACCTCGAGCCAAACTATTTGAAGCAGGGACGTTTTGAGAAATTTCTCAGTAAAATTGTACGGAAAAGTCCGCTCGACAAATACGCCAAAAGATACCAGTCCATTGAATCAGAAGTGGAAACAATCATCGAAGCTCTTCTTCACGGAAAAGATAAACTTGAAGAAGATAACGTCATGCTTATGCAGCTGAAAACTGTGGCCAGGGAACGAATTTACTCGCTGGAAGAACAAATCGCCATCGGTAAAGAGCTGAATACGATGCTGGAGGAAGAGGCAAAAAAAGAGGAATGGCAGCAAAATCCCGCCCCCATTCAGAAAGGCCAGCAGAAGGTTCTCTCCAGGGTTAAAAACATGCAGCAGGCCACTATGGTGCTTCAGCAGTCTCTGGCTTCCGTTGACATCATCGTCGAAAACAATGACAAACTTGAAGAAGCGATCTTCAACGCGATCACCATGACCAAAAATATCATTACCGTCACAGCCTCCATTCAGCTTGCACTCGGAAACCAGAAACGTGTCATTGATGCGGTTCAGAATGTGAACGAGTCAACCGAATCGATGCTTGCATCCAACGCATCTCTTTTGAAGTCAAATACAGAAGAAACATTAAAAACTCTTGAAAAGCCTGCCATTGCTATGGAAACATTTAAAAAGGCCTATGAAGATGTGTATGCCGCCATTGAAATGACCGAGCAGTCCAATGAAAGAATTATTGAGTCGAGCAAACAGTTTATAACTGAAATGGATGAACTGAACCAGAAGATGGAACAGAAACTGCTGAAGTAG
- a CDS encoding anti-sigma factor domain-containing protein: MKKGVVMEKHDRFMIVMTKEGEFVKAKRRPGVRTGEEVDYSPAGALNFSFLYNAKTMTIPVAAVISFLILFAMLPFSSDDKVYGIVALDINPSIAMKLDENFDVLQLTSYNQEGEELINRTGLSENPGLSFASVSGKLLDYSRSLGYLDEGRNLYISTSPALMDDEYWISSYEGWTHSFFEEYNINIVSLLLDQQTADQADEFDISPGKLSLYYTNLEQSLELSELSALSMGELIQTESENAGIHSTILVEDDKTTSDSSKTVTALKEDKPAVSNIRQHPALTEEMPSIVAGLSSDQNKKTDHPSNRVQEKASENASEKNETASQAGKNNRGNNSSAAGENAGRNNKNEENTSDKTAAASGTGNGNISNGNGNGNSNNGNGNGNGNNNGNSNNGNGNGNGNSNGSSNNGSGNNQAGNPASKDNSSSDKHQEEDDLAAAGVSDKEDEDCSDQKKKGNCSSEAGGNKSSQEEDVKKDSNNGQGNGNNRGNGPSSNQDQGGNSNGTGSGNGNSNNKGTGNNDSNKKNNGNGNNNGNGNNNGNGGDKGKNNGNSGKNE, translated from the coding sequence GTGAAAAAAGGGGTTGTCATGGAGAAGCACGATCGATTTATGATCGTGATGACAAAAGAAGGGGAATTTGTAAAGGCGAAACGCAGACCGGGTGTCAGAACTGGAGAGGAAGTTGACTACAGCCCGGCGGGAGCCCTCAATTTTTCTTTTCTTTACAACGCTAAAACCATGACAATTCCGGTAGCTGCCGTAATTAGTTTTCTGATCCTTTTTGCTATGCTCCCATTCAGCAGCGATGATAAAGTTTACGGTATAGTTGCATTGGATATCAACCCAAGCATAGCTATGAAACTGGACGAAAATTTCGATGTTTTACAGTTGACCAGTTACAACCAGGAAGGGGAGGAACTGATCAACAGGACAGGACTCAGTGAAAATCCAGGCCTTTCATTCGCTTCTGTATCCGGAAAATTATTGGATTACAGCCGCAGTCTGGGCTATCTTGATGAAGGAAGAAACTTATACATATCCACTTCTCCTGCTCTTATGGATGATGAGTACTGGATCTCATCCTATGAAGGGTGGACCCATTCATTCTTTGAAGAATACAACATAAATATTGTCAGTTTACTGCTTGATCAGCAGACTGCAGATCAAGCGGACGAGTTTGATATTTCACCCGGTAAACTATCCCTCTATTATACTAATTTGGAGCAGTCGCTTGAACTATCCGAACTTTCAGCGCTTTCAATGGGAGAACTGATTCAAACAGAATCTGAAAATGCCGGTATACACAGCACCATTCTTGTTGAGGACGATAAAACAACATCCGATTCCTCCAAAACCGTAACAGCACTAAAAGAAGATAAACCAGCGGTTTCAAATATCAGGCAGCATCCAGCTTTAACAGAGGAAATGCCATCTATAGTCGCAGGTCTCAGTTCTGATCAAAACAAAAAAACAGATCATCCGTCAAATCGAGTGCAGGAAAAAGCATCGGAAAATGCTTCTGAAAAGAACGAGACGGCTTCGCAGGCAGGCAAGAACAACAGGGGAAACAATTCATCTGCGGCAGGGGAAAATGCAGGCCGGAATAATAAAAATGAAGAAAATACCAGTGACAAAACAGCAGCCGCCAGCGGCACTGGAAACGGCAACATTAGTAACGGGAATGGAAATGGAAACAGTAACAACGGGAACGGGAATGGAAACGGGAATAATAATGGAAACAGCAACAATGGAAACGGGAATGGAAACGGGAATAGTAATGGAAGCAGCAACAACGGCAGCGGAAATAATCAGGCAGGAAACCCTGCCAGCAAAGATAACAGCAGCAGTGATAAACATCAGGAAGAAGATGATTTGGCAGCAGCTGGGGTTTCGGATAAAGAGGACGAAGACTGCAGCGACCAGAAGAAAAAGGGAAACTGCAGCAGTGAAGCAGGAGGAAACAAAAGCAGTCAGGAAGAAGACGTAAAGAAAGACAGCAATAACGGACAAGGCAATGGAAACAATCGCGGCAACGGTCCTTCCAGTAACCAGGATCAGGGCGGAAATTCTAATGGAACCGGCAGTGGCAATGGGAACAGTAATAACAAAGGCACCGGCAATAACGACAGCAACAAAAAAAACAATGGCAATGGAAATAACAATGGCAATGGAAATAATAACGGCAATGGCGGCGACAAAGGAAAGAATAATGGAAACAGCGGAAAAAATGAGTGA
- the sigI gene encoding RNA polymerase sigma-I factor: MLKRLTVNPTKPLDLSGTVLEVQKGNAALENELIEQYIPFIRKTTAKVCKRYINTSEDDEYSIALIAFNEAIHQYSPDKGSSFLSFASLVIRRRVIDFIRQEQRRKIPLSIDYTDEDNENMENVAEVHASFREYHLKLEQEYRREEILHLKEVLKGFKITLADVAKQCPKHQDARENMAVIAKTVVAREDLRHTLMTKKRLPIKELTRHITMSRKTIERNRKYIIAVSIVLMEDYRYLKDYLKEWLT; the protein is encoded by the coding sequence GTGCTCAAGCGCTTAACTGTAAATCCAACTAAACCTTTAGACTTATCCGGAACGGTTCTTGAAGTGCAAAAGGGCAACGCTGCACTCGAAAATGAACTGATTGAACAATATATACCTTTTATTCGAAAAACAACAGCAAAAGTATGTAAACGATATATAAATACAAGTGAAGATGATGAATACTCCATTGCCCTGATTGCTTTCAATGAAGCCATTCATCAGTATTCACCTGACAAGGGAAGTTCCTTCCTGTCTTTTGCAAGCCTGGTTATCCGGCGGAGAGTCATTGATTTTATCCGTCAGGAGCAGCGGAGAAAGATTCCCCTCTCCATTGATTATACCGATGAGGATAACGAAAATATGGAAAACGTTGCGGAAGTGCATGCTTCTTTTCGGGAATATCACCTGAAGCTTGAACAGGAGTATAGAAGAGAGGAAATCCTTCATTTAAAAGAAGTACTTAAAGGGTTTAAAATCACGCTTGCTGATGTGGCGAAACAGTGTCCGAAGCATCAGGATGCAAGGGAAAATATGGCCGTTATAGCGAAAACCGTGGTCGCACGGGAGGATCTGCGTCACACATTAATGACGAAAAAAAGGCTGCCGATTAAGGAGCTGACCCGTCATATTACGATGAGCAGAAAAACCATTGAACGAAACAGGAAATATATTATAGCGGTTTCCATTGTCCTTATGGAAGACTATCGCTATCTCAAGGATTACCTTAAGGAGTGGTTGACGTGA
- a CDS encoding MBL fold metallo-hydrolase — protein sequence MTQSIRAFDKCRHIVDGFDLGMAERTGSYVLDEEELTLIETGPAISIPHIIEGLNKLGKSPEDVKHIIVTHIHLDHAGGTGLLLEKCHKAMVYVHEKGARHLIDPSRLIKGAKMVYGDKFDALFHPVLPVSKNNVTIVREGDTLSLGACNLRFYDTPGHASHHIGIYDEKTDTFFSGDTIGVRYPSLERKGLSLILPSTSPNQFDPDKMRQSAEKIKSLTPARIAMGHYGTTDNPDHVFKQLDYWLEVFLDTGKMHFENGESDKVLKKSLLKEIKNYAEKYTELTPEDIQLIGLDLSISSMGIMDYLKRKHR from the coding sequence TTGACACAAAGCATTCGAGCATTCGACAAGTGTCGTCACATTGTTGACGGCTTCGATTTAGGGATGGCAGAAAGAACCGGGTCATATGTACTAGATGAAGAGGAACTTACACTCATTGAAACCGGCCCGGCTATTTCCATTCCCCATATTATAGAAGGTCTTAATAAACTTGGAAAATCTCCAGAGGACGTAAAACATATCATCGTGACACACATTCACCTTGACCACGCCGGAGGAACAGGTCTGCTTTTAGAAAAATGTCACAAGGCAATGGTTTATGTACACGAAAAAGGCGCCCGGCACCTGATTGATCCTTCCCGTCTGATTAAAGGCGCAAAGATGGTATATGGTGATAAATTTGATGCCTTGTTTCATCCTGTCCTTCCCGTCTCCAAAAATAATGTAACGATTGTCAGGGAAGGTGATACACTGTCACTGGGGGCCTGCAATCTGCGGTTTTATGACACACCTGGTCACGCAAGTCACCATATCGGCATATATGATGAAAAAACAGACACATTTTTCTCAGGAGATACAATCGGGGTCCGTTACCCCTCTCTTGAAAGAAAAGGCTTGTCCCTGATCCTTCCATCTACATCTCCCAATCAGTTTGACCCAGATAAAATGCGGCAATCGGCTGAGAAAATTAAAAGTTTAACTCCTGCAAGAATTGCTATGGGTCACTACGGGACAACCGATAACCCTGATCATGTTTTTAAACAGCTGGATTACTGGCTTGAGGTATTCCTTGATACAGGGAAGATGCACTTCGAGAATGGAGAAAGTGACAAAGTATTGAAAAAATCACTTCTGAAGGAAATAAAAAATTACGCTGAAAAATATACTGAATTAACACCAGAAGATATTCAGTTGATTGGGCTCGACCTCAGCATCAGTTCGATGGGCATTATGGATTACCTGAAACGGAAACACCGCTGA
- a CDS encoding DUF2777 family protein: protein MDRKAATKYVGKPVRINEGKNGEYTGILEDVTAEPRKPWVGTVRISGVLSYPDIMWDSNELPSPLYSENEQVYCSGNKITPYSRDDSYTYKQSIDYALAEKWNRIDAEKEANESVLALIHQELKRRKAEDLLYEESYVYYHLVKKARHFYVYDEEKKEALSLDGCPFEFEIKVKGRWQKARTANAPEFELESGKTVELKHGDQLRLNKSQFDPYRILINELDPPALQALERGLKKLGIFHENSVYCHNSLLIQLLSEVDQDEFDGVNFISYATDKHQFIVQHHYEREIFEDEPDRTYDRFEFTSDTGERLITTYATELSKD from the coding sequence ATGGATCGCAAGGCAGCAACGAAATATGTAGGAAAACCGGTACGCATAAATGAAGGGAAAAATGGTGAATACACCGGCATACTGGAGGATGTAACTGCTGAGCCCAGAAAACCCTGGGTCGGAACGGTACGGATTTCAGGCGTCCTTTCCTACCCGGACATCATGTGGGATTCAAATGAACTCCCTTCCCCGCTGTACTCGGAAAACGAGCAGGTGTATTGTAGCGGGAACAAAATAACACCTTACAGCCGTGACGATTCCTATACCTACAAACAGTCCATTGATTACGCTCTGGCTGAAAAGTGGAACAGGATTGATGCAGAAAAAGAAGCCAACGAATCCGTCCTCGCCCTGATTCATCAGGAGTTGAAACGGCGAAAAGCGGAAGATCTTCTTTATGAAGAAAGCTATGTGTATTACCATCTCGTAAAAAAAGCACGGCATTTTTACGTTTATGATGAAGAAAAAAAGGAAGCACTGTCTCTTGACGGCTGCCCATTTGAGTTTGAAATTAAAGTGAAAGGACGCTGGCAGAAAGCAAGAACTGCCAATGCACCGGAATTTGAACTCGAGAGCGGCAAAACGGTTGAGTTAAAGCATGGAGATCAATTGAGACTGAACAAATCCCAGTTCGACCCGTACCGGATTCTGATCAATGAACTGGATCCTCCTGCACTTCAGGCGCTTGAACGGGGTCTCAAAAAACTCGGCATCTTTCATGAAAACAGCGTTTACTGCCATAACTCGCTTTTGATACAGCTGCTCAGTGAAGTTGATCAAGACGAATTTGACGGTGTCAATTTCATCTCATATGCAACTGACAAACATCAATTCATCGTACAGCATCACTATGAACGTGAAATATTTGAGGATGAACCCGACAGAACTTACGACCGATTTGAATTTACGTCGGACACCGGAGAAAGACTGATTACTACCTACGCTACGGAACTTTCAAAGGACTAA
- a CDS encoding PH domain-containing protein, which produces MSDYKRQHPVSIFVSFFSNVKQLLITGVVLLFFGSSQQRGPWYYLIILIFLLLFSSVSGFLYWLTFRYRLDDRELHVRHGLIFRKKRYIHQDRVQSIDLNAKLIQRMFNLVEVKIETAGGGDEPEFRIIALKREEAEEIRHELLYGMRKSEPDSYEYEGEDGAVYDVGEYQDKETPKPVQYQAKERKEPDHRWKLSGRRLLAAALTSSGIGVAATFVGAAFSQIQQFIPEAWYETALGFVLQSSVRFVISFVILVLLIAWVIRIISTLLKYGNFTIEKTGDEIVISRGLLERRQLTLNRRRITAVRVVQNVLRQPFGLVAVYVESAGGGTKDEDLSTILLPLCRESEIKGHLEALAPEYSFERPMTGLPGKSMFRYMIRLAVPVTAAAALVTYFIDYGAFSFIGLALAAGLGYWQFKDAGIGNNEQFLWMRSRKFARTTVIVPRSRIQTVEITSHPLQRLNGLTTLEVSILTSITGKTFSLQHLGEDQSVSCFRWFSYEESDSRGSDPGGKLN; this is translated from the coding sequence ATGAGTGATTACAAACGCCAGCATCCCGTTTCCATTTTTGTATCATTTTTCAGTAATGTGAAGCAGCTCCTGATAACCGGAGTCGTGCTTTTATTCTTTGGATCATCACAGCAGAGAGGCCCATGGTACTATCTGATCATTCTCATTTTCTTACTGCTGTTTTCATCTGTTTCCGGGTTTCTTTACTGGCTTACCTTCCGTTATCGACTTGACGATCGTGAACTTCATGTCCGTCACGGCTTGATCTTCAGGAAGAAAAGGTACATTCACCAGGACCGGGTACAGAGTATTGATTTAAATGCGAAGCTCATTCAGCGAATGTTTAACCTCGTTGAAGTGAAAATTGAAACAGCCGGCGGAGGAGACGAGCCGGAGTTTCGAATCATTGCATTAAAACGTGAGGAAGCCGAGGAAATCAGACATGAACTCCTTTATGGGATGCGTAAGTCTGAACCGGACTCGTATGAGTACGAAGGGGAAGACGGAGCGGTATACGATGTAGGGGAGTATCAGGATAAGGAAACACCTAAGCCGGTACAGTATCAGGCAAAGGAAAGGAAGGAGCCGGACCATAGGTGGAAGCTCTCAGGCAGAAGGCTGCTTGCCGCTGCACTTACTTCCAGCGGAATCGGGGTGGCAGCGACTTTTGTCGGCGCTGCGTTCTCACAGATCCAGCAGTTCATTCCTGAAGCCTGGTATGAAACAGCACTCGGGTTTGTGCTCCAGTCGTCCGTAAGGTTTGTCATATCGTTTGTCATTCTTGTACTGCTGATTGCCTGGGTGATCAGGATTATCAGCACTTTACTGAAGTATGGTAATTTTACAATTGAAAAGACAGGAGATGAAATTGTCATCTCAAGGGGGCTGCTTGAAAGACGGCAGCTTACATTAAACAGGCGGAGAATTACAGCGGTCCGTGTTGTTCAAAACGTTCTGAGGCAGCCATTCGGCCTCGTTGCTGTTTATGTGGAAAGCGCGGGAGGAGGAACGAAGGATGAAGACCTCTCGACTATACTGCTTCCGCTGTGCCGTGAATCTGAAATCAAGGGGCATCTTGAGGCACTGGCACCGGAGTATTCCTTTGAACGTCCAATGACCGGCCTGCCTGGAAAAAGCATGTTCAGGTATATGATCCGCCTTGCTGTTCCTGTCACGGCTGCAGCAGCGCTGGTAACCTATTTCATCGACTATGGCGCTTTCAGCTTTATCGGTCTTGCTTTAGCGGCGGGGCTCGGCTATTGGCAGTTTAAAGATGCTGGAATCGGCAATAATGAACAGTTTTTATGGATGCGCTCCAGAAAGTTTGCCCGGACGACGGTCATCGTGCCGCGAAGCCGCATTCAGACAGTTGAAATTACGAGTCACCCGCTCCAGAGGCTTAACGGGTTGACCACGCTTGAAGTTTCGATCCTGACAAGTATAACCGGAAAGACGTTTTCTCTTCAGCATCTTGGTGAAGATCAGTCTGTATCGTGTTTCAGATGGTTTTCCTATGAAGAGTCTGATTCCAGGGGATCCGATCCCGGGGGAAAACTGAATTGA
- a CDS encoding PH domain-containing protein, with the protein MGSDTVEYPETDKRPMPDQKISPDALKVWRIGAVIEFLVFALVPMAYWWLSNQVEFLPGWILYLIIAAYLLYGIFNTVLFPKWQWRRWRYKIYENEVELLYGILIVRRVIIPMIRVQHVDTEQGPLLRHYGMASVKITTAATVHEIPALEESKADEVRDHIAKLAREADPDE; encoded by the coding sequence ATGGGAAGTGACACAGTGGAATATCCCGAAACAGACAAGCGGCCGATGCCTGACCAGAAAATCTCACCGGATGCACTGAAAGTATGGCGGATAGGAGCAGTGATTGAATTCCTGGTTTTTGCACTCGTACCAATGGCTTATTGGTGGCTCTCCAACCAGGTTGAGTTTCTGCCTGGATGGATTCTTTATCTCATTATTGCAGCCTATCTGCTTTATGGAATTTTTAACACTGTTCTGTTTCCGAAATGGCAGTGGCGGCGCTGGCGCTATAAAATTTATGAAAACGAAGTCGAACTCCTTTACGGCATTTTGATCGTCCGCCGTGTCATTATCCCCATGATCCGTGTTCAGCACGTAGATACAGAACAGGGGCCGTTATTAAGGCACTACGGAATGGCATCTGTAAAAATTACTACGGCGGCCACCGTTCATGAAATACCGGCTCTCGAAGAGTCAAAAGCCGATGAGGTCAGAGATCATATTGCAAAACTGGCAAGGGAAGCGGATCCTGATGAGTGA